A single Saccopteryx bilineata isolate mSacBil1 chromosome 7, mSacBil1_pri_phased_curated, whole genome shotgun sequence DNA region contains:
- the GHRHR gene encoding growth hormone-releasing hormone receptor isoform X2, whose translation MDSRAWGACLLCLLTPLPVVLGHVHPECDFITRLSEDESLCLQTAEGMPNTTLGCPTTWDGLLCWPVAGSGEWVTLPCPDFFSHFSSKPGAVTRDCTITGWSEPFPPYAVACPVPLELLAEEKSYFSTVQIIYTLGHSLSVVALLAAIAILVALRRLHCPRNYIHTQLFTTFILKAGAVLLKDSALFHGEDTDHCSFSTVLCKVSVATSHFATMTNFSWLLAEAVYLTCLLASTSSSTRRTFWWLVLAGWGLPLLFTGTWVGCQLAFEDVACWDLGDSSPYWWIIKGPIILSVGVNFGLFLNIIRILLRKLEPARGSLRAQSQYWRLSKSTLFLIPLFGIHYIIFNFLPDSAGLGIRLPLELGLGSFQGFIVAILYCFLNQEVRTEISRRWHGHNPELLPARRTHPKWTMPFRSGAKVLTSVC comes from the exons GTCCTGGGCCATGTGCACCCCGAGTGTGACTTCATCACCCGGTTGAGTGAGGATGAGAGCCTGTGTCTACAGACAGCCGAGGGGATGCCCAACACCACCCTGG GCTGCCCCACGACCTGGGACGGGCTACTGTGCTGGCCGGTGGCAGGCTCCGGCGAGTGGGTGACTCTCCCCTGCCCAGACTTCTTCTCCCACTTCAGCTCCAAGCCGG GGGCGGTGACGCGGGATTGCACCATCACGGGCTGGTCCGAGCCCTTCCCACCGTACGCTGTGGCCTGCCCTGTGCCCCTGGAGCTGCTGGCCGAGGAG aagTCTTACTTCTCCACCGTGCAGATCATCTACACCCTGGGTCACAGCCTCTCGGTCGTGGCGCTCTTGGCGGCGATCGCCATCCTGGTGGCTCTCAG GCGGCTCCACTGCCCCCGGAACTACATCCACACCCAGCTGTTCACCACCTTCATCCTCAAGGCCGGAGCCGTGCTCCTGAAGGACTCCGCCCTCTTCCACGGCGAGGACACGGACCACTGCAGCTTCTCCACA GTTCTGTGCAAGGTCTCTGTGGCCACCTCCCATTTCGCCACCATGACCAACTTCAGCTGGCTGTTGGCAGAAGCTGTCTACCTGACCTGCCTCTTGGCCTCCACGTCATCCAGCACCAGGAGAACCTTCTGGTGGCTGGTTCTCGCTGGCTGGG GGCTTCCCCTGCTCTTCACTGGCACATGGGTGGGTTGCCAGTTGGCCTTCGAGGACGTTGC GTGCTGGGACCTGGGCGACAGCTCCCCCTACTGGTGGATCATCAAAGGACCCATCATCCTCTCTGTTGGG GTGAACTTCGGGCTATTCCTCAATATTATTCGCATCCTGCTGAGGAAACTGGAGCCAGCTCGGGGCAGCCTCCGGGCCCAGTCTCAGTACTG GCGTCTCTCCAAGTCAACTCTTTTCCTCATCCCGCTGTTTGGAATTCACTACATCATCTTCAACTTCCTGCCTGACAGTGCTGGCCTGGGCATCCGCCTCCCCCTGGAGCTGGGACTGGGCTCCTTTCAG GGCTTCATTGTTGCCATCCTATATTGCTTCCTCAACCAAGAG GTGAGGACTGAGATCTCACGGAGATGGCATGGCCATAACCCTGAGCTTCTGCCAGCCCGGAGGACCCATCCCAAGTGGACGATGCCTTTCCGCTCAGGGGCTAAAGTGCTGACATCTGTGTGCTAG
- the GHRHR gene encoding growth hormone-releasing hormone receptor isoform X1: MDSRAWGACLLCLLTPLPVVLGHVHPECDFITRLSEDESLCLQTAEGMPNTTLGCPTTWDGLLCWPVAGSGEWVTLPCPDFFSHFSSKPGAVTRDCTITGWSEPFPPYAVACPVPLELLAEEKSYFSTVQIIYTLGHSLSVVALLAAIAILVALRRLHCPRNYIHTQLFTTFILKAGAVLLKDSALFHGEDTDHCSFSTVLCKVSVATSHFATMTNFSWLLAEAVYLTCLLASTSSSTRRTFWWLVLAGWGLPLLFTGTWVGCQLAFEDVACWDLGDSSPYWWIIKGPIILSVGVNFGLFLNIIRILLRKLEPARGSLRAQSQYWRLSKSTLFLIPLFGIHYIIFNFLPDSAGLGIRLPLELGLGSFQGFIVAILYCFLNQEAGHILCLESTPELHPPCSGGVGPTPPGEPSVHTPTQAAAQPWARRPFFPVLPLPLF, from the exons GTCCTGGGCCATGTGCACCCCGAGTGTGACTTCATCACCCGGTTGAGTGAGGATGAGAGCCTGTGTCTACAGACAGCCGAGGGGATGCCCAACACCACCCTGG GCTGCCCCACGACCTGGGACGGGCTACTGTGCTGGCCGGTGGCAGGCTCCGGCGAGTGGGTGACTCTCCCCTGCCCAGACTTCTTCTCCCACTTCAGCTCCAAGCCGG GGGCGGTGACGCGGGATTGCACCATCACGGGCTGGTCCGAGCCCTTCCCACCGTACGCTGTGGCCTGCCCTGTGCCCCTGGAGCTGCTGGCCGAGGAG aagTCTTACTTCTCCACCGTGCAGATCATCTACACCCTGGGTCACAGCCTCTCGGTCGTGGCGCTCTTGGCGGCGATCGCCATCCTGGTGGCTCTCAG GCGGCTCCACTGCCCCCGGAACTACATCCACACCCAGCTGTTCACCACCTTCATCCTCAAGGCCGGAGCCGTGCTCCTGAAGGACTCCGCCCTCTTCCACGGCGAGGACACGGACCACTGCAGCTTCTCCACA GTTCTGTGCAAGGTCTCTGTGGCCACCTCCCATTTCGCCACCATGACCAACTTCAGCTGGCTGTTGGCAGAAGCTGTCTACCTGACCTGCCTCTTGGCCTCCACGTCATCCAGCACCAGGAGAACCTTCTGGTGGCTGGTTCTCGCTGGCTGGG GGCTTCCCCTGCTCTTCACTGGCACATGGGTGGGTTGCCAGTTGGCCTTCGAGGACGTTGC GTGCTGGGACCTGGGCGACAGCTCCCCCTACTGGTGGATCATCAAAGGACCCATCATCCTCTCTGTTGGG GTGAACTTCGGGCTATTCCTCAATATTATTCGCATCCTGCTGAGGAAACTGGAGCCAGCTCGGGGCAGCCTCCGGGCCCAGTCTCAGTACTG GCGTCTCTCCAAGTCAACTCTTTTCCTCATCCCGCTGTTTGGAATTCACTACATCATCTTCAACTTCCTGCCTGACAGTGCTGGCCTGGGCATCCGCCTCCCCCTGGAGCTGGGACTGGGCTCCTTTCAG GGCTTCATTGTTGCCATCCTATATTGCTTCCTCAACCAAGAG GCTGGCCACATCCTGTGCTTGGAATCCACACCCGAACTGCACCCACCATGTTCCGGAGGAGTTGGACCGACACCCCCCGGGGAGCCCTCAGTCCACACCCCCACCCAAGCTGCTGCCCAGCCCTGGGCAAGGCGGCCCTTCTTCCCTGTCCTGCCCCTGCCTCTTTTCTAG
- the GHRHR gene encoding growth hormone-releasing hormone receptor isoform X3: MDSRAWGACLLCLLTPLPVVLGHVHPECDFITRLSEDESLCLQTAEGMPNTTLGCPTTWDGLLCWPVAGSGEWVTLPCPDFFSHFSSKPGAVTRDCTITGWSEPFPPYAVACPVPLELLAEEKSYFSTVQIIYTLGHSLSVVALLAAIAILVALRRLHCPRNYIHTQLFTTFILKAGAVLLKDSALFHGEDTDHCSFSTVLCKVSVATSHFATMTNFSWLLAEAVYLTCLLASTSSSTRRTFWWLVLAGWGLPLLFTGTWVGCQLAFEDVACWDLGDSSPYWWIIKGPIILSVGVNFGLFLNIIRILLRKLEPARGSLRAQSQYWRLSKSTLFLIPLFGIHYIIFNFLPDSAGLGIRLPLELGLGSFQVRTEISRRWHGHNPELLPARRTHPKWTMPFRSGAKVLTSVC, encoded by the exons GTCCTGGGCCATGTGCACCCCGAGTGTGACTTCATCACCCGGTTGAGTGAGGATGAGAGCCTGTGTCTACAGACAGCCGAGGGGATGCCCAACACCACCCTGG GCTGCCCCACGACCTGGGACGGGCTACTGTGCTGGCCGGTGGCAGGCTCCGGCGAGTGGGTGACTCTCCCCTGCCCAGACTTCTTCTCCCACTTCAGCTCCAAGCCGG GGGCGGTGACGCGGGATTGCACCATCACGGGCTGGTCCGAGCCCTTCCCACCGTACGCTGTGGCCTGCCCTGTGCCCCTGGAGCTGCTGGCCGAGGAG aagTCTTACTTCTCCACCGTGCAGATCATCTACACCCTGGGTCACAGCCTCTCGGTCGTGGCGCTCTTGGCGGCGATCGCCATCCTGGTGGCTCTCAG GCGGCTCCACTGCCCCCGGAACTACATCCACACCCAGCTGTTCACCACCTTCATCCTCAAGGCCGGAGCCGTGCTCCTGAAGGACTCCGCCCTCTTCCACGGCGAGGACACGGACCACTGCAGCTTCTCCACA GTTCTGTGCAAGGTCTCTGTGGCCACCTCCCATTTCGCCACCATGACCAACTTCAGCTGGCTGTTGGCAGAAGCTGTCTACCTGACCTGCCTCTTGGCCTCCACGTCATCCAGCACCAGGAGAACCTTCTGGTGGCTGGTTCTCGCTGGCTGGG GGCTTCCCCTGCTCTTCACTGGCACATGGGTGGGTTGCCAGTTGGCCTTCGAGGACGTTGC GTGCTGGGACCTGGGCGACAGCTCCCCCTACTGGTGGATCATCAAAGGACCCATCATCCTCTCTGTTGGG GTGAACTTCGGGCTATTCCTCAATATTATTCGCATCCTGCTGAGGAAACTGGAGCCAGCTCGGGGCAGCCTCCGGGCCCAGTCTCAGTACTG GCGTCTCTCCAAGTCAACTCTTTTCCTCATCCCGCTGTTTGGAATTCACTACATCATCTTCAACTTCCTGCCTGACAGTGCTGGCCTGGGCATCCGCCTCCCCCTGGAGCTGGGACTGGGCTCCTTTCAG GTGAGGACTGAGATCTCACGGAGATGGCATGGCCATAACCCTGAGCTTCTGCCAGCCCGGAGGACCCATCCCAAGTGGACGATGCCTTTCCGCTCAGGGGCTAAAGTGCTGACATCTGTGTGCTAG